Genomic window (Luteitalea sp.):
TAGCGCTGCATCGCGCGGTCGAGCAGAGCCCACACGGCACTCTCGGGCACGAAGAGAGGTTTCTCGAGAATGCTCACTTCGAGACGACCGGTGGCTTCTGAGTACGCGAGCGATCCACGTGCGCCACGATGCTCGATGATGCAGTCGTCACCACTCGGCACGTTCACGCCGAGAGAGCGAAGGTCATTCTTGATGTGCTCGAACGTCGCGCGTGAGATGTCTGAAAATGTCTTCGTTCCGATGGCCATGGTCGCTAGCGCAGTTGACCGCGGGCAGGCCTAAAGGCCTGCACTACGAGTGTCCATTCAAGTGAGCTCCACCACGATGGTCTCCGCGTTGTCCGTGCGACCGACCAGGCCGGTGAGTGTCTTCGAGCGGCCGGCATCCGGATCCTCGACCATGACCGTGTAGGACGCGCCCGCTGCAGGCACGAACGGCTGAAACCGTCCACCTTTGATCCGCAGGATGTACGCCAGCTCGCCGCTCGCTTCGTTCGTGACACTAAGCACTGGCTCGGTCACACCGCCGATCTCCAGCGTCGGCAGCAGCGCACGCTGCGCCGGTTGGTAGTTGTCGATCTGTTTGAACGTGAGCGGCCAGCCGCGATACTGACCGTTCGGCTGCTTCGCGGGATCGACCTGGCGCGGCCAGCATTCCATCCTGACCTCGCGAGTCGCCTTGTCGAACGTGACAACGCCATAACCCGTCGCGCGGTCGAAGACCGTCGGCGGCGTGAGGCCCGTTCGCACTGGGTTCGCCGCAGCATAAACCGTCATGTGATTGCCGAACCCGTCCTTGAAATTGCCCGTGTAGCGCGGCTGTCCGGGAAGGGGCTCATGGTCTGGGCCCACGGGCGGCCACCAACGGCGCGGCCAGATGCTGCAGGTCGCCGGCACGGTGAAGACCACGCCCGCATCCTTCCAGTCGTCGACGCCGTATTGCACCACGCTCGCCAGGTGCTGGTCCCCCGCGAGATGGAAGGCGAAACCCTTGCGGATCAGGCGCAGCGCTTCGTCGCGCCGATTCTGCGGCCAACCGTTCGAATCCATGTCTTTGGTTGGCTCATCGTCGTCGACGTACTCGCCCGCGCCGGGAACCGGTAACTTGGGCGTCACCTGATCGTTGAGCGTGCCCGTCGGAAGCGTCTGGAGCGTGCAAAACGCCGTCGCCGAGACTACAACTTTCATCTCGGTGCCGTGCCGCCAGTCCCTCACCCAGGCGTCGAGGAAGTCGAGCTGGCGCTGGCCGAGCAACTGCGCCTCGGGAGAGACGTGGGCGGCAAGGTCAAACGCCTGGTTCTCCGCGTACCCATTCCAGACCTTTGCCACCCTCGGCAGGACGTTCTTCGGCGCGGACTTGAACTTTCGGTCTTCGATGACACCGAAGCTGATCCCCGCATACTTCCAGTCGGCGTAGAAGACGTGGATCCCCTGCTTCACGTCCGTGGTGTCGTACGCGTCCGGCATGTGGCTCGTCTGCGTCGTCATCACGAGGTTCACCCATTCCGGCGGCATCTTGTAGCCCCCCGTGTCCTGCCGTGTCTGGGCGTTACCTTCGGCAATCGTCGCTTTGCCGCCTTCTCCCCATACGTTGCCGTGAAAGACGTCGTGGTCGTCCGGCAGGCAGATCATTGGCCGGCGGCGAAAGAACTCGCGGTACGACCAGCCGAACTGATACCACTTGCGCAAGTAGTCCAGGCACGCGCTCGGTAGTGGTGCCATTTGAATGCCGAAGCCGCCGTTCGCTTCATAGAACTGATCGCCCAGGAACATGACGAGGTCCACGTCGTGTTGCGACGCGTGATCGACGATGTCCTGATCGGGAAAGGCCGCGTCGTGGTTGCAACTGAAGACGAGCGCTCTCAAGCGTGCCTCGCTCGTTGGCTCTGCGGCAATCGTGCCTTGGTATGTGTAGGTTTCCGTCGAATCGTCGCGGAGCGGCAGCTCGAGCCGCACGCGGTACGGCCAGGCACGCGTCCCGTCCCAGTCGTCCAATCGGAACTGCGCGGTTCTCGACGGGTACGCGAGGGCTGCCGTGGCCACAGGATCCCATTGCCCGTCTCGCTCGACCTCGAGATGAACTCGATGCGACTCCGGGAGGTCGAGCGGTGCGAGCTGAGCGGTCAGCTTGAGGCGCTCCTGTTCCAGCGTATATTGCGCGAAGTAGATCGGGCCGAACGTTTGGCCCTCGCCGGCTGTCAGCTTCTCGCCTTCGAGTGTCCAGCGCGAGAACTGCGCCGTGACCTGATCGGTCTCGTCCGGGGAGGCGGGCTCATAGTGGCTCAGCAGCGCAACGTTTCCCTCCAGGCGGTGATTGTCGGCCACACGCTCCTGCATCGAAGCCAAGACGCGTTCCGAAGCGGCATCGCGCGCCTCGAGAACCATCGAATAGCCCTTCGCATCGTCGACCGGCGGCGACACATCGAGCGAGAGCACGACGCCCCCGTGCAGGAGCGACTGCTCTAGGGGCGGATGAGAACCGAGCGTCTCGCCAATGAACAGGTGGCCCGACGTGGTCACACCCGCTTGCAGCCCCTGGCCGTGGACGGCCGCGGAGCGATAATCAGGCCAAGGTCCTTTGGCGCCCACGCTGAAGCCCAGTCGATTCCGATCGGAGCCTGGCACCTCGGCCGGAACGGTGAGCAGAACGTTGGTCGTGAAACCCAGGCGGCCATTGCCAAGTTGATGGGTCAGACAGGACACGGTGCGGTTCTCCCCACGCCCCACACATTCCAAGGCGCCGTCGCGCACCCGCCAGTCCTGGAGTCGATTGGCCCAGTAGGCCTCGCCCGTCCATGTCGTGTCCGGCAAGCGATGCCACGGGCTGGTCATGCGCTTTGGCGTGGCGCCGGACTGCGCGACCGTGACATGACTGGCCGGCTCTTTCACAAAGGCCACCGGAGCTACGGCTCCCAGCAGGAGCGCTTTCAACGTGTCGCGTCGATCCATACTCGTCAGTCCTCGAGTGGCGATGGTATCATGTTGGTATGCCGATCACCATTGACAAGGCAGGTCGTCTGGTTATTCCTGCCCACATCAGGGAGCGTACGGGATTGGTCCCAGGGAGCGAGGTGGATATCCAGGTCGATGATCTGGGTATCCGCTTGGTGCGAACGGCTCCACGGCCGAAGCTGGTCAGACGAGGGAAAGCGAACCGGCTGGTGGCAAGACCAACTGCCACCACCGCGTCTCGCCCCACCGTCGACGTAGGAGAGCTGATCGAAGAGGAACGGAACCGGTGGCCCTGGTAGATGGCATCTTCTTCGATACCAGTCTGCTGATTGCAGGTCTGATCGAGCTCGAGCATCCCAATGTGCCGGCACAGCGTGTAATAGATGCCCTGACCGAGGGACGCCTTGGCCGCTGTCAGACCGCCTGGCATTGCTGTCTAGAGTTCTATTCGGTGTCAACACGGCTGCCGGTGGAATTTCGCCTGGATCCAGTCGAGGCGTTGCGTCTCATCGAGGAGGAGATTCTCCCCCGTGTTGATGTGGTTGGACTGCCCGACGCTTTTCGCCTGCCCTTCCTTCGCGCCGCCGCACAGGACGGCGTGATTGGCGGACGCGTCTATGACTTGCACATTGCCGAGACGGCACGCGTCGCGGGCGCAGAGCTCGTGCTCACCGAAAACCGTCGTCACTTCTCGAGCTTGTTGCGGCATGGCATTCGGGTTCAGACCGCCGCGGAGTTTCTGGAGGAGCTAGAGGCGCCAGACGCAGCGGCCGGCCGTGCAGCAACCGATGACACGGAACAGCCGTGAGGGCTGACGACGCTTTCTTGGAATCTCACGCAAACAGCTCCATTACCGGCTTCCCGGTCCCCTCGGGTGTCGTGTAGAAGGGGCGACCTTCAACCACGTAATGGGTGTCCGGCGGGATGCCGAGGGCATGGTAGATGGTTTGATGGACCTCCGCGATGACGATTTGGCGCTCGACCGTCTCGCAAGGGCGCTCATCGGCTGTCTTGCCGTAGACGAAACCGCGCTTGATGCCACCGCCAAACATCAGCATGGAGCAGCCGTCGGTAAAGTGCCGGTGCATGCCGTACTGAGATGGCTTCTCGATGATGTCCGGTACGTCCACTTGGTCCTTGACCTTGGCTGCCGGGCGCCCCTCGACCAACATGTCGCGGCTGAACTCGCTGGCCAGCACGATCAGCGTGCGGTCCAGGTGACCGGTTTCATCCAGGTCCTCGAGGAGCTGCGCCACCGGCCTGTCAATCGTCTTCTTGAGCTGCACGGTCCGGGTATGGCCGTTCTCATGCGTGTCCCAGCCCATGAAGGGCTCATACTCCGTGGTCACGCTGATGAAGCGCGCGCCCTGCTGCGTGAGGCGCTTGGCCAGCAGACAGCCGAGACCGAAGCGTCCGGTGTTGTATCGCTCGTAGCTCTCGCGGGGCTCGCGGCTCAGATCAAAGGCCTGTGCCTCCGGCGAATCGAGCAGGCTGTAGGCGCGTTCCATCGACCGGAGCAGTGACTCCTTCTGATAGTCACTGCCCTGCTCGCCCAGCGGGCTTCGCTCGACTAGCTCACGGTACAACAGCTGCCGACGTTCGAAGCGTCGCGGCGTCATGCCTTTTGGCGGACGCACGTTCTCGAGGCCAGCCAAAGGGTCGGGAATCAAGAACGGGCCATACTCAGCGCCCAGAAAACCAGCCGTATGAAACGCCTTGAGCTCCTCGGCCTCCCCGACCGAGAACCGCTGGCCGATGCTGATGAACGGCGGAATCACAGAATTGAGCGGCCCCAGCTCCCGCGCGATCCAGGCGCCGATGTGCGGCGCGGCCACGGTCTGCGGCGGCTCGTAGCAGGTGTGCCAGTGGTACTGATGCCGGGAATGCAGGATGTGCCCCATGTCGGCGGCGCGGTAGGAGCGGATAACGGTGCCTTTGTCCACCACCCGGCCTAGGGACTCGAGGCCCGCCGAAAAAGACAACCCGTCGACAACCGTCGGCGCGGATCGAAAGGTGCTCAGCAGCCGGTTGCTCTCCAGCCCCTTTTCGAAGGGCGTGTAGAGCTTCGGGTCAAAGGTCTCGGTGTGAGCCATGCCGCCCGCCATCCAGAGCAGAATCACGGTGTCGGCCTTGGAAGTCGTTCGCCTGCGGCATCCGGCGAGAAACGGCGTGCTCGGGAGCGTGGCCGCCATCGCCGCAAGCGTACCGGCGCCGACATTCTTGAGAAATGATCTGCGGGTTTCTCGCGTTTCCATGATGGCTCTCCTTGGCTGTCGGACGCCTCGGCGAGACGACGGCCGCCTCGGCGAGGCGTCCCTACCTAGTGAACGATCTGGTACTCAGGCAGCAGGACAACAGCCCACAGTAAGTCCTCCACGGACTCCGCGTCTGGATTGGGTCCTAGCGCCGCGAGCGCCGTCTGCGCTTCCCGATCGACCGGCCGCCTACCCAAGGCCTGCATGTAAATCTGTTGAACCATGTCTTCCGGCGCGGAAGGATAGCGGCGCAACCAGTGACGTGCCCCCCGGGCCACCGCCTCGTCCAGAAACGGTCCATTCATCAGCTCCAATGCCTGGAGCAGGGTGGTCTCACTCGTCCGTGACGTGACGACATTGTCGCGGACAGGGCGGCCCAGAGCTTCCAGGAAGGGATCGTTCTGCACGAGCGACGCGCGCGCGAACGGCGGTCGGTCTGCATCCGATTCGTGTGTGAACGCGAGCAGCCGTCCCCAGTGTCTGTTCTTCGTACCCGTGCCGAAGCTTCTCACAGCTCGCCAGGACTGATCATCGAACGCTGTCTGCTCCCAACCTTCCGGCGGCGTCTTGTCCAAAGCCTTCCACGCCTTGTTCGAGATGATGTTTCGAACCGCGCCACCGGTAAAGGTCACGCGCATATCCAGGAGGAGACCCGCTGGATTGGGGACGGCGCCTGCATTCTCGCCTTGAATGGCCAGGAGATTCGCCCCGGCTTTCAGCCGATCGGTGACGTCGAGCCGCTGCACCTGACGCCAGTCGCGGCCCTCGGCGACGAAGTCGCCATTGAGAAATAGCCGAAAGCCCTGATCCACGGAAACGAGGAGCGACGCCTCCGCAACCTGCCCCACCGGTAATTTGAAGGAATGGCGGAAGTAATAGGTGCCGGGCGCCGGCAGCGCCGGGCGTCCGTTCTGCCGGGCATCGAACCAGATCCAGTGCGCTTGTGTCCCGACGTCGTCGGAAGGATCAAACGCCACGGAAGAATACACAGGGCTCAGCGTCTGGCTGAGGGCGTCGGCAAATTGTTCTGCAGACAGACGCCGGGGCAGCGGACCGTGAAAGATGAAGTCTTCCGATGTCGCATCTGCGGCATCCTTCAGCCCGACGGATGGAAACTGATAGGCCTGGGACGTGAGAATTGTCCGCAAGAGATGCTTCAAGTCATATTGATGTTCCATCAGGTCCGTGGCCAGCCAGTCCAGCACGTCCTGGCTCCAGGGGAGGTTGTCCAGTTCATCGGCCGGCTCGACGAGGCCTCGGCCGAAAAGCAGCTTCCAGTACCGGTTGGCAATGGTGCGATAGAGCCGTCCGTTCTTCGGGTTGACGAGGGCGGCTGCCAACTGTTCCAATCGCTCTTCTTTGGGCAGCGTCCCGTCGACCTCACCGAGCTCGGGATAGATGAAACCGGTGCGTGCCATCTTCCCGGTCGGAATATCGCAGCGCGCGATTTCCAGATCGGACTCGGCAAAGATATTGGCAAACGCGTAGGCCTGGTCCAGCGTCAAGTTGCTCACAAAGCTGTTGTGACACGAGGCGCACTTGAGGTTCAGTCCCATGAGTGACTGCGAGATGTTTTGCGCGGCTTGCATCTCGGTACGCTGGCTGGCGTTGACCGCGCCGCGCCACTGAATGCCCTTGATAAAGCCTTCGGATGATTCATCCGGTGACATGAGCTGTTGGATCATCTCGTCGTAACGCTTGTTGCTCACCAGGGCGTCGTACAGCCACTCTGTGATCTGGACGCGGCCCCCATCGATGTATCCAGAGCCGGCGTAGTCGTTTCGCAGCAGATCATTCCAGAAGGTCAGCCAGTGTTGTGCGTAGTCAGCCTCGCGCGCGAGGAGTCGATCGATGAGCTCGACGCGCTTGTTGGGGCGGCGATCGGCCACGAAGGCCTCGACCTCGCTGAACTCCGGAAGCAGACCGATGACATCGACGTACACTCGGCGAATGAACAGCTCGTCACTTACCGGTTTGGGCCACTCGATGTCGTTCTGTTGCAAGTACGCGTACACGAGCCGATCGAGCGGGTGGCGCAGGTGAGGCGGGCCTGGTGGAACCTCCGGCGTCCTGGGCTTCAGCTCCGCTTCACGGAACGTCTTGGTGTCGCCGTCCGCCCAGTGCGCTCCCAGATCGATCCACGCTCCGATGAGCTCGATTTCTTCCGGCGCGATGGAGCGGCCTTCGGATGGCATCGCTTCGTCATCGTCTCGCGGCAAGAGCAGCCGCCGCATGATCTCGCTCTGATCGGCCTGGCCGGCCACGAGGATTGGGCCCCCATCACCGCCGCGCATGACGGCTTCCCGGTTGTCCAGCCTGAGCCCGTTCTCCTGTTTGTCGGAGCTGTGGCACTCGAAACAGTTGTGCGCAAACACGCCGCGGACGGCGAGGTTGAGACGGTCCAACTGTTCCGTCGACGCCGTGCCGACCTTCTGTACCTCGGCCAAGCTGGCGAGCAGCTCGGCAGTCTCGCGGGCAGGCGCCCGGTCGGAAGGCGCCTGGTTCCATGGAAGCGCGCCGGTGAGATAGTCCCGGCCGTGGGTCAGCATGGCGCCAAAATGCCCGGCGATCGTCAGGCACATCACGCTGAGCGCAAGGACTGTTCGGTAGGCGTTGAGGTCGCTTTTCCACCCTGTCCGCTGTGCGCGGTACAGCAAAGATGCCGTCCCCAACGCCAGCACTGCCGTGCTCGTGCCAATCCACCGGTGATACTCGACAATGTTGCTGCCGTAGTCGCCACCTGCAGCAAGCATCCAACCCTGCGCGGCCGCCATCAGGGCACTCCCCGCCCCGATGTAGACGAGCCAGCGGATCCCGGTCCGCAACTCCGTCCGCTTTCCGCCGAGCGTCAGCGCTTCGAGGAAGAGAACCGTGACGAGAAGGCCGATCGGAAAGTGCACCGCGAGCGGATGCAGCTTGCCGATCAGTTGCCACAGCCAGAACTCTGAGCCAAAGTCCGGAAGCATAGAGCGACTCAGCCTCCGTCAACACGACTGCGCTCCACCATTTTCACGCCCTCATGTGCGGCGGCGAGAAAAAGACGGTCGCGGTACGATACCAGCGCAAGCACGCGATCCGCCAGCTTTCGCTCGGAGATCTTTCGCGGTCGCCGCGGATTCGACACATCCACTGCCGTGACGTGGCCATCGAGATCCGAGATGTAAAGACGCCGGCCGATCAGCGCGAGACCTGTGGCGAAGGTGGCCGTCCTCAGATATGCCAGCTCCTGCAGCCGCTCCGGGTCCGCTACGCTGACGATACGAACCCCATCGTCGCACGCTGCGACGAGATGCGTCCCGTCCAGCAGCAGGCGGTAGACGCGCTGTGGCGTGACCAGACGGCCAACCTCCTTTGGTCGGGACGGGTCGGAGAAATCCACCACCCGAATACCGTCGTCGAACGCGGCGTACGCACGATTGCCATCCAAGACCAGATCCCATGCCGCGACCGGCGTCCGCAGGAGATCCATCACGTTGGCGCCCGAGTCATCGGACCGATCTGCTTCGTACGCCCCGATCTCCCGCAGCCGCTCGGGCCGCGACGCGTCGATCAGCCGTAACCCTCGATTCCCGTCGGCCACGACCAGGAGTCCCTGGATGGCGGCGACCCTGCGAGCCTCACCGGGTGTCTCGAACCGAGCGATCTCTCGAGGCTCGTCTCGATCGGCGGTATCCATCACGCGCACGCCGCTCTCACCTTCGGCCAGATAGAGCCGGCTTCCTTGCGCGGCCACGTGCCGCGGACGCCCCCGAACGTAACCAAGCTGCTGGAGCGCCGCCCCAGAGCCAGTGTCAGTGCCAGTGCCAGTGCCAGTGCCAGTGAATACCGTGACGCCATTCTGCTCACCAACGGCATAGAGGCGGTCACCAGCCACCGTCACGTCGATGATCTCGTCCGTCCGATCGAGATACGAAACCTCTACCGGAGCGTGTGGACGCGAGACGTCCACGACTCGAAGCCCAGCCTCGCGCGCCGCGACGTACGCATAGTCACCGACGAGATCGACCGCCATCGGACGCCCTGGCAAGGTGAGCGAGCCAGTCTCGCGCGGCGCCTCTGGATTGCTCAGATCGAGAATGCACAGACCGTCTCGTTGGTCGGCGACGTACCAGAGATCGCCGGACGCTGCGACGGCGACCGGCGCAGACAGCCTTCGGTAGGTCAACAGCGTTTCGATCTCGGTAGGATCCGAGATGTCGGCGATCCGTATGCCGATCTCCGGAATCGCGCCCAGAACGAGATCGCCGGAGGTCTCGAGCGACCAGGCCGCACCATTCTCGAACACGTCGAAGCCCGCGACGGTCACCTCCTCCGGAGCCGAAGGATCCGACACGTCAATGACCTGCACACTCTCATACCAGGCGGCCACGTATGCGTACTCACCCCTCACGACAACGTCGGCCGCCTCGTCTGGCGTCTGGAGGCGCGCGATCTCTCGCGGTTTGGACGAGTCCGTGATGTCCACCACGCGCAACCCCTGCGACCGCGCCGCCACATACGCTCGCCCCTCCGCCACGTCGATGCCGTTGGCGCCGTCATCGAACACCAGATGTCCGCGTTCGACCGGAGATCGGGGCCGACTCAGGTCGATGATGCGCAAGCCGGCGGCCCCCGCCGCCACATAGGCAAAGCCTTCAGCGAAGGCGATATCCCGAACGGTGTCCGAAAGGTCGAGCGCCGCCATTTCAACCGGAGACGTCGGATCCGAGACGTCAACGACGACGAGCTCCGGCCCGCGTCCCAAGAGCGCCAGCGTATCGACCACACGAATGGCGTAGCTGTAGTCGCGCTCGACGCCTCGGACCTGCCGCGACTTGCCGCCATCGGCCTGTTCTGGCTCGGCAGCCGGAGCCTGTTCAACAGTGTCGTCGACATCTTGCTCGGCTGGGCGCGTGATCACCAAGAGGGCAGTGATCACGCCGGCCAGCCCTGCCATCATGAGCCACACCCTCACGGCGATACCTCAGTGGCGGCCTCCGAAAAGCCACTCCCCATGTTGATCTCGAGCTCTGGAAGAATCAGCTTCAGCTTCTTCGTTCCCTCATCGGAAACGTTCGTTTGCCACAGGTACAAACGGCGCAAGCTCTTCAGCCCTGCAAGCTTCTCCAGGCCGGCGTCCGACACGTCCGTCCCGTGGATGTTGAGATACTCCAAGTACCGAAGTCCGGAGAGATGCCCGAGGTCCTCATCGGTCACACGAGTTCGCTGTAAATGAAGGTCGGTGAGATGCCGCATGCGCCCAACCGCTTCGAGGTGATCGACCTGGGACACCGACAAATCGAGTGAGGCGACCTGATCGCGAATTCGATCCAGCACTGCGAGATCGTCATCGGAGAGGTCGGTCCGAATTGGAAGCGCGTTCACCGCGAGGAAGGGGGCATCGGGCCCGAGCCGCCGAACCGAGAAGCCCGCGCGCTCGACGGCCGCAACGGACTCCCCGTTTGCATCGGGAACCTCGAGCGCAAAGATTCCAGTTTTTCGTGGCTGCCTCGGTGCCGCAATCCTCCTCAGATACGTGTCCACGGAGGTAGGAGCGCCGGCCATGTCGGCGACCTGGGCCTCGAATGACGCCCCACCGGCAATCCACCAGCGGATGACCTCGGTCTCGCCGACGTCGAGCGGCGCCTCGCCGTCCGGCGGCATCGCATCTTTGTCCAGGGGCGACAACACGATGCGACGAACCATCTCGCTCTGACCCGGATGGCCAGCGACGAGCGCCGGTCCATCCCGGCCGCCCTTCTCGATGCCCGCCTGCCCGTCGAGGCGAAGGTCCCCCTTCGACGTGCTCGGCCCGTGGCACTTGACGCACCGGCGCTCGAGCACCGGCAGCACGAGATCCTGAAAGACGAGGGCCGAGTCGATATCTTCGATGAGCTGATTGCCGTTGCCGTTGGGCATGGCGCCGCCGCCAAGAAACGCCGGCAGGTAGCGTGTGAGGTAGCCCGGACCGTGGGTGAGCGTCCCGCCGTAGTGGCCGGTGACCAGCACGAGCCCGGTGGTGGCAAACAGAACGACCCGATGAGCGTACCGGATAGGCAACGAGTCTCGGCGCCTGACCGCCAGCGCGAGGAGCAGCCCGCCAGAGGCGAGGGCGAAGACCGCTACGCCGAGCCACTTGTGGCGCGACACGAGCGTGTCGTCGTACCCCCCTTCCTGTGAGAGAACGTAGCCGGCGATGACGGCCCCTAGTGCGCTCGCAACGCCGAGCAGCAGGAGGAACGGCACGGCGACGCGCAGCTCACGCATGCGAGGGAAGAGCGCCGCGCCCTCGAGGACAGCGGCCAGAACCAGCGCACCGATCGGGAAGTGGACGAGGGCCGGATGGAGGCGACCGAGAAACAGAATGTGCGGGGGCAGATTGGACGCTTCGAGACTCAGAGCCACCGCGCCGAGAACGGTGGCCAAGAGAACAACAGCGAGAATGGCGAACCTAGGCAAGGATGTCGCGGACGATCTTTCCATGCACATCGGTGAGGCGGAAATCGCGTCCCTGATGCCGATACGTCAGCTGCTCGTGGTTGATCCCCATGATGTGGAGAATGGTCGCGTGGAGATCATGCACGTGTACGGGATTCTCGACGACTTCGTATCCGAAGTCGTCGGTGCGGCCGTAGGTCATGCCGGGACGAACGCCGCCGCCGGCCAGCCAGATCGAGAATCCCTTGATGTGATGATCCCGTCCTGTGCCTTGGGCCATGGGCGTTCGGCCGAACTCGCCACCCCAGATCACGAGCGTGTCGTCGAGCATGCCCCGTTGCTTCAGGTCGAGCACCAGCGCGGCTGAGGCGCGATCGACCAGGCCGGCGACCTCCTCCAAGCCGTCCTTGATCTTGCCGTGATGGTCCCACCCGCGGTGGTAGAGCTGAACGAAGCGCACACCCCGCTCGGCCATTCTCCTCGCCAGCAGACAGTTCGCCGCAAAGCTGCCGTCGGCGCCGGCCGTGCCATAGAGGTCCTTGATGTACTGTGGCTCGTCGGAGAGATCGACCAACTCGGGCACACTCGCCTGCATGCGAAACGCCATCTCGTATTGCGCGATGCGCGTCGCGACCTCTGGATCCTCTGTCGCGCCCTGCTTCATGGCGTTGAGACGTCGGATCGTTCGAATCAGGTCACGCTGACCCTCGTAGGGCACACCAGTGGGAAGATCGACGTAGTTGACCGCGCCGCCGGCCGACTGGAACTTGACGCCCTGAAATCGGCCGGGAAGAAACCCGCTGTGCCACTGCCGCGCGGCAATCGGCTGTCCCTCCGCGCCGCCTTCGGATGTCATCACGACGAATCCCGGCAGGTCTTCCGACTCGCTTCCCAAGCCATAGACCAGCCACCCTCCCATGCTGGGGCGCCCAGTGATCATCGAACCGGTGTTCATGAAGGTGTGCGCCGGGTCGTGGTTGATCTGCTCGGTCTGCATCGAGCGAATGATGCAGATGTCGTCGGCAATCTGCCGCGTATACGGGAAGAGCGACGAGATCTCCTGGCCCGATTCGCCTACGTGGCCGAATGGGAACTGCGGGCCCATGCACCGGAGCATCCGCCCTTG
Coding sequences:
- a CDS encoding twin-arginine translocation pathway signal protein produces the protein MDRRDTLKALLLGAVAPVAFVKEPASHVTVAQSGATPKRMTSPWHRLPDTTWTGEAYWANRLQDWRVRDGALECVGRGENRTVSCLTHQLGNGRLGFTTNVLLTVPAEVPGSDRNRLGFSVGAKGPWPDYRSAAVHGQGLQAGVTTSGHLFIGETLGSHPPLEQSLLHGGVVLSLDVSPPVDDAKGYSMVLEARDAASERVLASMQERVADNHRLEGNVALLSHYEPASPDETDQVTAQFSRWTLEGEKLTAGEGQTFGPIYFAQYTLEQERLKLTAQLAPLDLPESHRVHLEVERDGQWDPVATAALAYPSRTAQFRLDDWDGTRAWPYRVRLELPLRDDSTETYTYQGTIAAEPTSEARLRALVFSCNHDAAFPDQDIVDHASQHDVDLVMFLGDQFYEANGGFGIQMAPLPSACLDYLRKWYQFGWSYREFFRRRPMICLPDDHDVFHGNVWGEGGKATIAEGNAQTRQDTGGYKMPPEWVNLVMTTQTSHMPDAYDTTDVKQGIHVFYADWKYAGISFGVIEDRKFKSAPKNVLPRVAKVWNGYAENQAFDLAAHVSPEAQLLGQRQLDFLDAWVRDWRHGTEMKVVVSATAFCTLQTLPTGTLNDQVTPKLPVPGAGEYVDDDEPTKDMDSNGWPQNRRDEALRLIRKGFAFHLAGDQHLASVVQYGVDDWKDAGVVFTVPATCSIWPRRWWPPVGPDHEPLPGQPRYTGNFKDGFGNHMTVYAAANPVRTGLTPPTVFDRATGYGVVTFDKATREVRMECWPRQVDPAKQPNGQYRGWPLTFKQIDNYQPAQRALLPTLEIGGVTEPVLSVTNEASGELAYILRIKGGRFQPFVPAAGASYTVMVEDPDAGRSKTLTGLVGRTDNAETIVVELT
- a CDS encoding AbrB/MazE/SpoVT family DNA-binding domain-containing protein, with protein sequence MDKAGRLVIPAHIRERTGLVPGSEVDIQVDDLGIRLVRTAPRPKLVRRGKANRLVARPTATTASRPTVDVGELIEEERNRWPW
- a CDS encoding PIN domain-containing protein, which translates into the protein MALVDGIFFDTSLLIAGLIELEHPNVPAQRVIDALTEGRLGRCQTAWHCCLEFYSVSTRLPVEFRLDPVEALRLIEEEILPRVDVVGLPDAFRLPFLRAAAQDGVIGGRVYDLHIAETARVAGAELVLTENRRHFSSLLRHGIRVQTAAEFLEELEAPDAAAGRAATDDTEQP
- a CDS encoding DUF1501 domain-containing protein — protein: METRETRRSFLKNVGAGTLAAMAATLPSTPFLAGCRRRTTSKADTVILLWMAGGMAHTETFDPKLYTPFEKGLESNRLLSTFRSAPTVVDGLSFSAGLESLGRVVDKGTVIRSYRAADMGHILHSRHQYHWHTCYEPPQTVAAPHIGAWIARELGPLNSVIPPFISIGQRFSVGEAEELKAFHTAGFLGAEYGPFLIPDPLAGLENVRPPKGMTPRRFERRQLLYRELVERSPLGEQGSDYQKESLLRSMERAYSLLDSPEAQAFDLSREPRESYERYNTGRFGLGCLLAKRLTQQGARFISVTTEYEPFMGWDTHENGHTRTVQLKKTIDRPVAQLLEDLDETGHLDRTLIVLASEFSRDMLVEGRPAAKVKDQVDVPDIIEKPSQYGMHRHFTDGCSMLMFGGGIKRGFVYGKTADERPCETVERQIVIAEVHQTIYHALGIPPDTHYVVEGRPFYTTPEGTGKPVMELFA
- a CDS encoding DUF1553 domain-containing protein gives rise to the protein MLPDFGSEFWLWQLIGKLHPLAVHFPIGLLVTVLFLEALTLGGKRTELRTGIRWLVYIGAGSALMAAAQGWMLAAGGDYGSNIVEYHRWIGTSTAVLALGTASLLYRAQRTGWKSDLNAYRTVLALSVMCLTIAGHFGAMLTHGRDYLTGALPWNQAPSDRAPARETAELLASLAEVQKVGTASTEQLDRLNLAVRGVFAHNCFECHSSDKQENGLRLDNREAVMRGGDGGPILVAGQADQSEIMRRLLLPRDDDEAMPSEGRSIAPEEIELIGAWIDLGAHWADGDTKTFREAELKPRTPEVPPGPPHLRHPLDRLVYAYLQQNDIEWPKPVSDELFIRRVYVDVIGLLPEFSEVEAFVADRRPNKRVELIDRLLAREADYAQHWLTFWNDLLRNDYAGSGYIDGGRVQITEWLYDALVSNKRYDEMIQQLMSPDESSEGFIKGIQWRGAVNASQRTEMQAAQNISQSLMGLNLKCASCHNSFVSNLTLDQAYAFANIFAESDLEIARCDIPTGKMARTGFIYPELGEVDGTLPKEERLEQLAAALVNPKNGRLYRTIANRYWKLLFGRGLVEPADELDNLPWSQDVLDWLATDLMEHQYDLKHLLRTILTSQAYQFPSVGLKDAADATSEDFIFHGPLPRRLSAEQFADALSQTLSPVYSSVAFDPSDDVGTQAHWIWFDARQNGRPALPAPGTYYFRHSFKLPVGQVAEASLLVSVDQGFRLFLNGDFVAEGRDWRQVQRLDVTDRLKAGANLLAIQGENAGAVPNPAGLLLDMRVTFTGGAVRNIISNKAWKALDKTPPEGWEQTAFDDQSWRAVRSFGTGTKNRHWGRLLAFTHESDADRPPFARASLVQNDPFLEALGRPVRDNVVTSRTSETTLLQALELMNGPFLDEAVARGARHWLRRYPSAPEDMVQQIYMQALGRRPVDREAQTALAALGPNPDAESVEDLLWAVVLLPEYQIVH